From the Quercus lobata isolate SW786 chromosome 6, ValleyOak3.0 Primary Assembly, whole genome shotgun sequence genome, one window contains:
- the LOC115993710 gene encoding peptide methionine sulfoxide reductase A5 isoform X1: MVFLQSRGNLLIFLLLTTCVIDKAQCIRIPDRISEPARDPPSQQPLKTAVFALGSFWRSESVFGCLNGVVRTTVGYAGGSKSNPEYRSLADHAESVQVEYDPRLISFKQLLEVFWSSHDSRQVFGQGPDVGSQYRSIIFTNGTEESRMAAISKEREQTKSRSSIVTTQIQQLGTFYPAEPEHQKFELKQNPFFLQLIGNLPEEELERSSLATKLNGYAAELCPPRVQKQIDAKINDIMRKGWPILREL, translated from the exons ATGGTTTTTTTACAGAGCAGAGGCAATCTATTAATCTTTCTTCTCCTTACCACATGCGTGATTGATAAAGCACAGTGCATCAGAATTCCGGATCGGATTTCGGAACCCGCGAGGGACCCACCTAGCCAGCAGCCCTTGAAAACAGCGGTTTTCGCTCTCGGAAGCTTTTGGAGGTCCGAATCCGTGTTCGGGTGCTTGAATGGGGTCGTACGGACCACAGTTGGTTATGCCGGCGGATCCAAATCCAACCCGGAGTACCGAAGCTTGGCCGATCACGCCGAGTCCGTCCAG GTTGAGTATGATCCCAGGCTGATTAGTTTCAAACAACTTTTGGAGGTTTTCTGGTCCAGTCATGATTCTAGGCAAGTATTTGGGCAAGGTCCTGATGTGGGTAGCCAATACAG GTCTATCATATTTACTAATGGAACTGAAGAGTCTAGAATGGCTGCTATCAGCAAAGAAAGAGAGCAAACTAAGTCAAGGAGCAGCATTGTGACTACTCAGATTCAACAGCTGGGAACGTTTTATCCTGCAGAGCCTGAACATCAG aaatttgAGCTCAAGCAAAATCCCTTCTTTCTTCAACTAATTGGAAACCTGCCAGAAGAGGAGCTTGAGAGGTCAAGTCTAGCCACAAAGCTAAATGGCTATGCTGCAGAACTTTGCCCTCCAAGGGTTCAGAAGCAGATTGATGCAAAAATAAATGACATTATGAGAAAAGGTTGGCCCATTTTAAGAGAATTGTAG
- the LOC115950789 gene encoding peptidyl-prolyl cis-trans isomerase Pin1 produces the protein MSSSKTTTTTNQVRASHILIKHQGSRRKASWKDPEGRVIMNTTRDSAVSQLKSIRDDIVSGKAKFDDLATRLSDCSSAKRGGDLGPFGRGQMQKPFEEATYALKVGEISDIVDTDSGVHIIMRTG, from the exons ATGTCGTCATCGAAAACGACAACGACGACCAACCAGGTTAGAGCATCGCACATACTGATCAAACACCAAGGCTCTCGAAGAAAGGCTTCGTGGAAAGATCCAGAAGGCCGTGTTATCATGAACACCACCAGAGACAGCGCCGTGTCTCAGCTCAAATCCATCCGCGACGACATCGTTTCGGGCAAAGCCAAGTTCGACGACCTCGCCACTCGCTTGTCCGATTGCAGCTCCGCCAAGCGCGGCGGCGATCTTG GTCCTTTTGGCAGGGGCCAGATGCAGAAGCCTTTTGAAGAAGCAACTTATGCTCTCAAGGTTGGTGAGATAAGTGACATTGTGGATACTGACAGTGGAGTCCACATTATCATGAGAACTGGTTGA
- the LOC115950680 gene encoding 60S ribosomal protein L8-3-like produces the protein MGRVIRAQRKGAGSVFKSHTHHRKGPARFRSLDFGERNGYLKGVVTEIIHDPGRGAPLARITFRHPFRYKKQNELFVAAEGMYTGQFVYCGKKATLVVGNVLPLRSIPEGAVVCNVEHHVGDRGVFARCSGDYAIVISHNPDNDTSRVKLPSGAKKIVPSGCRAMVGQVAGGGRTEKPLLKAGNAYHKFRVKRNCWPKVRGVAMNPVEHPHGGGNHQHIGHASTVRRDAPPGQKVGLIAARRTGRLRGQAAATASKADKGS, from the exons ATGGGTCGTGTAATCAGAGCTCAGCGTAAGGGTGCTGGGTCTGTGTTCAAGTCCCATACCCACCATCGCAAGGGACCAGCAAGGTTCCGCAGCCTCGACTTTGGTGAGCGCAATGGGTACCTGAAGGGCGTGGTCACTGAGATCATTCACGACCCGGGTCGCGGTGCCCCGCTCGCCCGGATCACTTTCCGCCACCCCTTTCGATACAAGAAGCAGAACGAGCTGTTCGTGGCCGCCGAGGGTATGTACACTGGTCAGTTCGTGTATTGTGGGAAAAAGGCTACTCTTGTTGTTGGCAATGTGTTGCCTCTCAGATCTATTCCTGAAGGAGCTGTGGTTTGCAACGTTGAGCATCATGTTGGTGACCGTGGTGTCTTCGCTAGGTGTTCTGGTGATTACGCTATTGTCATTAGTCACAACCCTGATAACGACACTAGCAG GGTCAAACTCCCATCTGGTGCTAAGAAGATTGTTCCAAGTGGCTGCCGAGCTATGGTTGGGCAGGTTGCAGGTGGAGGGAGAACTGAGAAGCCTCTTCTCAAGGCTGGTAATGCTTACCACAAGTTCAGAGTGAAGAGAAATTGCTGGCCCAAGGTACGTGGTGTGGCTATGAACCCAGTTGAGCATCCTCATGGAGGAGGTAACCACCAGCATATTGGGCATGCAAGTACTGTTAGGCGTGATGCACCTCCTGGTCAAAAGGTTGGTCTCATTGCTGCAAGGAGGACTGGTCGGCTCAGAGGACAGGCTGCTGCAACTGCTTCTAAAGCTGATAAGGGTTCTTAG
- the LOC115993710 gene encoding peptide methionine sulfoxide reductase A5 isoform X2, which translates to MVFLQSRGNLLIFLLLTTCVIDKAQCIRIPDRISEPARDPPSQQPLKTAVFALGSFWRSESVFGCLNGVVRTTVGYAGGSKSNPEYRSLADHAESVQVEYDPRLISFKQLLEVFWSSHDSRQVFGQGPDVGSQYRSIIFTNGTEESRMAAISKEREQTKSRSSIVTTQIQQLGTFYPAEPEHQKFELKQNPFFLQLIGNLPEEELERSSLATKLNGYAAELCPPRVQKQIDAKINDIMRKADKHL; encoded by the exons ATGGTTTTTTTACAGAGCAGAGGCAATCTATTAATCTTTCTTCTCCTTACCACATGCGTGATTGATAAAGCACAGTGCATCAGAATTCCGGATCGGATTTCGGAACCCGCGAGGGACCCACCTAGCCAGCAGCCCTTGAAAACAGCGGTTTTCGCTCTCGGAAGCTTTTGGAGGTCCGAATCCGTGTTCGGGTGCTTGAATGGGGTCGTACGGACCACAGTTGGTTATGCCGGCGGATCCAAATCCAACCCGGAGTACCGAAGCTTGGCCGATCACGCCGAGTCCGTCCAG GTTGAGTATGATCCCAGGCTGATTAGTTTCAAACAACTTTTGGAGGTTTTCTGGTCCAGTCATGATTCTAGGCAAGTATTTGGGCAAGGTCCTGATGTGGGTAGCCAATACAG GTCTATCATATTTACTAATGGAACTGAAGAGTCTAGAATGGCTGCTATCAGCAAAGAAAGAGAGCAAACTAAGTCAAGGAGCAGCATTGTGACTACTCAGATTCAACAGCTGGGAACGTTTTATCCTGCAGAGCCTGAACATCAG aaatttgAGCTCAAGCAAAATCCCTTCTTTCTTCAACTAATTGGAAACCTGCCAGAAGAGGAGCTTGAGAGGTCAAGTCTAGCCACAAAGCTAAATGGCTATGCTGCAGAACTTTGCCCTCCAAGGGTTCAGAAGCAGATTGATGCAAAAATAAATGACATTATGAGAAAAG CTGACAAGCACCTGTGA
- the LOC115950639 gene encoding 60S ribosomal protein L8-3-like: MGRVIRAQRKGAGSVFKSHTHHRKGPARFRSLDFGERNGYLKGVVSEIIHDPGRGAPLARITFRHPFRYKKQNELFVAAEGMYTGQFVYCGKKATLVVGNVLPLRSIPEGAVVCNVEHHVGDRGVFARCSGDYAIVISHNPDNDTSRVKLPSGAKKIVPSGCRAMIGQVAGGGRTEKPLLKAGNAYHKFRVKRNCWPKVRGVAMNPVEHPHGGGNHQHIGHASTVRRDAPPGQKVGLIAARRTGRLRGQAAATASKADKGS; this comes from the exons ATGGGTCGTGTAATCCGAGCTCAACGTAAGGGTGCTGGGTCTGTGTTCAAGTCCCACACCCACCACCGCAAGGGACCAGCGAGGTTCCGCAGTCTCGACTTTGGTGAGCGCAATGGGTACCTGAAGGGCGTGGTCAGTGAGATCATTCACGACCCGGGTCGCGGTGCACCGCTCGCTCGGATCACTTTCCGCCACCCCTTCCGATACAAGAAGCAGAACGAGCTGTTCGTGGCTGCCGAGGGCATGTACACTGGTCAGTTCGTGTATTGTGGGAAAAAGGCTACTCTTGTTGTTGGCAATGTGTTGCCTCTCAGATCTATTCCTGAAGGAGCTGTGGTTTGCAACGTTGAGCACCATGTGGGTGACCGTGGTGTCTTCGCTAGGTGTTCTGGTGATTACGCTATTGTCATTAGCCACAACCCTGATAACGACACTAGCAG GGTAAAACTCCCATCTGGTGCTAAGAAGATTGTTCCAAGTGGCTGCCGAGCTATGATTGGGCAGGTTGCCGGTGGAGGGAGAACTGAGAAGCCTCTTCTCAAGGCCGGTAATGCTTACCACAAGTTCAGAGTGAAGAGAAATTGCTGGCCCAAGGTACGTGGTGTGGCTATGAACCCAGTTGAGCATCCTCATGGAGGAGGTAACCACCAGCATATTGGGCATGCAAGTACTGTTAGGCGTGATGCACCTCCTGGTCAAAAGGTTGGTCTCATTGCTGCAAGGAGGACTGGTCGGCTCAGAGGACAAGCGGCGGCAACTGCTTCTAAAGCTGACAAGGgttcttga